One Beggiatoa leptomitoformis DNA segment encodes these proteins:
- a CDS encoding glutathione S-transferase family protein: protein MQPIELISFNLCPFVQRSVITALYKHIPVNIKYIELDTPPAWFLDISPLGKVPVLTAEGQIIFESAVINEYLDEISPPSLHPATAIRKAHNRAWIEFGSSLIVSQYYLATANTLENKDKYQAEVLEKLATVERVLQAKPFFNGEQFSLVDAAFAPIFMRLMLLAKYLPFDIYQQTPKVHDWANTLLALDAVQKSVVPTFADLYTNFLKKSGSYLVQ, encoded by the coding sequence ATGCAACCGATAGAACTCATTAGCTTTAACCTCTGCCCCTTTGTACAACGCTCCGTGATTACCGCGTTATATAAACACATTCCCGTCAACATAAAATATATCGAGCTTGATACCCCCCCAGCATGGTTTTTAGACATTTCTCCATTAGGAAAAGTCCCTGTTTTAACAGCAGAAGGACAAATTATTTTTGAATCAGCGGTGATTAATGAATACCTTGATGAAATTAGCCCGCCAAGCCTGCACCCTGCAACCGCCATTCGCAAAGCCCATAATCGTGCATGGATAGAATTTGGCTCTAGCCTTATTGTTAGCCAATACTATTTAGCAACCGCCAACACACTAGAAAATAAAGATAAATATCAAGCCGAAGTGTTAGAAAAGCTAGCAACCGTAGAACGTGTGCTACAAGCTAAACCCTTTTTTAATGGTGAACAATTCTCCCTTGTTGATGCGGCTTTCGCGCCTATTTTTATGCGGTTAATGCTACTGGCAAAATACCTACCGTTTGATATTTACCAACAAACGCCAAAAGTACACGATTGGGCGAATACATTACTAGCCCTAGATGCTGTGCAAAAATCGGTTGTGCCGACCTTTGCTGATTTATATACCAACTTTCTGAAAAAATCGGGGAGTTATTTAGTACAATAA
- a CDS encoding response regulator transcription factor, translating to MTSNKSTVFVIDDEEAIREAVRWLMESIHLPTECFSSAEAFLEKYQATQAGCLVLDNNLPELSGLELLQQIKQGEKPFALPVIMMTGQGDIATAVNAMKSGAFDFIEKPLNEKLLLDRVKQAVAYDTEIRRELNERDSVMKKVNTLTPREHQVMLKLVEGKSSKVIARELDISHKTVEIHRGRIMEKMDAASVVELVRMIIGTGIVTINQ from the coding sequence ATGACGAGTAATAAATCTACTGTATTTGTTATAGATGATGAGGAAGCGATTCGAGAAGCCGTGCGTTGGTTAATGGAATCTATTCATTTACCGACAGAATGTTTTTCATCAGCCGAAGCCTTTTTAGAAAAATACCAAGCGACACAAGCAGGATGTTTAGTTTTAGACAATAATCTGCCCGAATTATCGGGCTTAGAATTACTGCAACAAATCAAACAAGGTGAAAAACCATTTGCGCTACCCGTTATTATGATGACAGGACAAGGCGACATTGCAACGGCAGTGAATGCAATGAAATCAGGTGCGTTTGACTTTATTGAAAAACCCTTAAATGAAAAATTGTTGCTAGACCGTGTTAAACAAGCGGTTGCTTATGATACAGAAATACGACGCGAATTAAATGAACGCGATAGCGTAATGAAAAAGGTTAATACCTTAACACCACGTGAACATCAAGTGATGCTGAAACTAGTCGAGGGTAAATCCAGTAAAGTAATTGCGCGTGAATTAGATATTAGCCATAAAACCGTTGAAATTCATCGCGGTAGAATTATGGAAAAAATGGATGCAGCAAGCGTTGTGGAATTAGTACGGATGATTATTGGAACGGGTATTGTAACGATTAATCAATGA
- a CDS encoding ferredoxin--NADP reductase encodes MTKFIEERVTNVHHWNDTLFSFQTTRDRTLRFRNGQFVMIGLEVEGKPLLRAYSIASANYEEHLEFFSIKVQNGPLTSRLQHLQEGDTLLVSRKPTGTLVIDDLSAGKNLYLLSTGTGLAPFMSLIRDPEMYERFEKVVLFHGVRYTSELAYARFITEELPNNEFLGEMVREKLIYYPSVTREPFRNQGRLTDLVNSGKLFADIGLPAFNPEHDRAMICGSPQMLKDTCLLLNERGFRISPGIGEPSDYVIERAFVER; translated from the coding sequence ATGACTAAATTTATAGAAGAACGTGTAACCAATGTACATCATTGGAATGATACGCTGTTCAGCTTTCAAACAACCCGTGACCGCACGTTACGTTTTCGTAATGGGCAATTTGTGATGATAGGCTTAGAAGTAGAGGGTAAGCCCTTATTGCGCGCGTATAGTATTGCCAGTGCAAATTATGAAGAGCATTTAGAGTTTTTTAGCATTAAAGTTCAAAATGGCCCTTTAACGTCACGCCTGCAACATCTGCAAGAAGGTGATACGTTATTAGTGAGTCGTAAACCGACGGGTACGTTAGTAATAGATGATTTATCCGCAGGAAAAAACTTGTATTTACTCAGCACAGGCACAGGGCTTGCGCCGTTTATGAGTTTAATCCGTGACCCAGAAATGTATGAACGGTTTGAAAAAGTGGTTTTATTTCATGGCGTGCGTTATACCAGCGAGCTAGCTTATGCACGGTTTATTACGGAAGAATTACCTAATAATGAGTTTTTAGGGGAAATGGTTCGGGAAAAGTTAATTTATTATCCAAGCGTTACACGTGAACCGTTTCGCAATCAGGGACGCTTAACGGATTTAGTCAATAGTGGAAAATTGTTTGCTGATATAGGATTACCCGCGTTTAATCCTGAACATGACCGCGCGATGATTTGTGGCAGTCCGCAGATGTTAAAAGACACGTGCCTATTGCTTAATGAACGAGGATTTCGTATTTCTCCCGGTATTGGTGAACCCAGTGATTATGTGATAGAACGCGCTTTTGTAGAGCGTTAA